One Clostridium estertheticum DNA segment encodes these proteins:
- a CDS encoding CPBP family intramembrane glutamic endopeptidase, whose protein sequence is MADSEILIETIIVIGITIILSTIFKDYGSVIIIILVVFFLIESRIRHRSWVSIGFNVKDTLINARKNWCVVVFVGIILPLLIFFIAKQFVPEFITHVKSRLPLNINAIIPAIIAITIGTFLEEVIFRGFIQERLSWFIGTPIAIIITSILFAFMHISKGSFKIVTFDLTGIFIDSIFYGIIFSKTKNIFASWSVHYMSDLVALLCFLFFI, encoded by the coding sequence GTGGCAGATAGTGAAATTTTAATTGAGACAATTATTGTAATTGGTATAACCATTATATTGTCTACAATATTTAAAGATTATGGATCAGTAATCATCATTATTCTAGTAGTGTTCTTTCTTATTGAAAGTAGAATAAGGCATCGCTCTTGGGTTAGTATTGGATTCAATGTTAAAGATACTTTAATTAACGCAAGAAAAAATTGGTGTGTGGTTGTTTTCGTGGGAATTATTTTGCCACTATTAATATTTTTTATTGCAAAGCAATTTGTACCAGAATTTATAACACATGTCAAATCTAGATTGCCATTAAATATTAATGCTATTATACCAGCAATAATAGCCATTACAATTGGTACATTTTTAGAAGAAGTTATTTTTAGAGGATTTATTCAAGAAAGGTTAAGCTGGTTCATAGGTACTCCAATTGCCATTATTATTACTTCTATTTTATTTGCTTTTATGCATATTTCAAAAGGAAGTTTTAAGATTGTAACGTTTGATTTGACTGGAATATTTATTGATAGCATATTTTATGGAATTATTTTTTCGAAAACAAAGAATATATTTGCTTCATGGTCTGTTCACTATATGAGCGATCTTGTTGCTCTGTTATGTTTCTTATTTTTTATTTAA
- a CDS encoding N-acetyltransferase, translating into MEKLIELNTDNISEEHICCAISDKKCKESYGLKKDWLKKEFANGYVFRRIDARAKVFIEYGPAEMGWVPVDAPNYLMVNCFWVSGQYKGQGYGKELLKTTIEDARSQGKSGLVTVVGTKKFHFMSDTKWLLKQGFVDCQRISSGFSLLVMKIDPDAETPKFKESVISGECPDKKGIVVYFSNRCPFAEFHAKTSLIETATKRNLPYKIIKLETIEQAQSAPSPATIFTLFFDGKFITTDISVCMESRFDKLLEKELQGSTNA; encoded by the coding sequence ATGGAAAAATTAATTGAACTGAATACCGACAACATTTCAGAAGAACACATTTGCTGTGCTATTTCTGATAAGAAATGTAAAGAAAGCTATGGACTAAAAAAAGATTGGCTAAAAAAAGAATTTGCTAATGGCTATGTTTTCCGAAGAATTGATGCGAGAGCAAAAGTTTTTATTGAATATGGACCTGCTGAAATGGGCTGGGTTCCTGTAGATGCACCAAATTATCTAATGGTAAACTGTTTTTGGGTTTCTGGACAATATAAAGGACAGGGTTATGGAAAGGAATTGTTGAAAACCACTATTGAAGATGCAAGAAGTCAAGGAAAAAGTGGATTGGTTACGGTTGTTGGAACAAAGAAATTCCATTTTATGAGTGACACAAAATGGCTTTTGAAACAAGGATTTGTAGATTGCCAGAGAATATCATCCGGTTTCAGCCTTTTAGTGATGAAAATTGACCCCGATGCTGAAACACCTAAGTTTAAAGAATCTGTAATCAGTGGCGAATGCCCTGACAAAAAAGGAATAGTTGTATATTTTTCAAATAGATGTCCATTTGCAGAATTTCATGCAAAGACTTCTTTGATTGAAACAGCTACTAAAAGGAATTTGCCCTACAAGATTATTAAACTTGAAACAATTGAACAGGCCCAATCAGCACCAAGTCCTGCGACTATTTTCACTTTATTCTTTGATGGAAAGTTTATTACAACAGATATAAGTGTCTGCATGGAGAGCCGCTTTGACAAATTATTAGAAAAAGAATTGCAAGGAAGTACGAACGCCTAA
- a CDS encoding nitroreductase family protein has product MDVIETIYKRRSIRNYLDKQVEKDTIITLLKAATAAPTAANCQPWEFIVIDETEKLSELKDKLIFARYNAPVAIVVCGNMKLSFKGPSQEMWVQDCSAAIENILIAATSIGLGSVWIGIHPLESNTKILKKILNMPEYVTPLGIVYVGYSAEEKDARTRFNEKRVYWQEYEPSRKHKTKDKPVIGHY; this is encoded by the coding sequence GTGGACGTAATCGAAACTATTTATAAAAGAAGAAGTATAAGAAATTATTTAGATAAGCAAGTTGAAAAAGATACGATTATAACTTTGTTGAAGGCTGCTACAGCTGCACCGACGGCAGCAAATTGTCAACCGTGGGAGTTTATAGTTATTGATGAGACTGAAAAACTTTCTGAACTGAAAGATAAATTGATTTTTGCGAGATACAATGCACCTGTTGCTATTGTTGTGTGTGGGAATATGAAATTATCTTTTAAAGGCCCATCTCAAGAAATGTGGGTTCAAGATTGCAGTGCGGCGATAGAAAATATTTTGATTGCAGCAACAAGTATTGGGCTTGGTTCAGTTTGGATAGGCATACACCCTCTTGAAAGCAATACAAAGATATTAAAAAAAATACTCAATATGCCTGAATATGTTACTCCACTCGGTATTGTATATGTTGGATATTCTGCAGAGGAAAAAGATGCGAGAACACGGTTTAATGAGAAAAGAGTATATTGGCAGGAGTATGAACCTAGCCGTAAACACAAGACAAAGGATAAGCCTGTTATAGGGCATTACTAG
- a CDS encoding MBL fold metallo-hydrolase yields the protein MKSKLFTSVLSVCVTLMLISGSSVNAEMLKKNSYVEKKGITIEYFGHSSFGISDSDGMKIVTDPYDPILGYTFPSISTQILTVSHDHFDHNNVAALKGYKQLINATTGSFTNGDIKVRGFASWHDTTEGSERGPNTIYTYEINKIKVCHLGDLGHELSAELIKSIGEIDVLMIPVGGTFTINSDEAIKVINSINPKIVIPMHYGTDVSRPIFEDYLAPVDDFTSKIKLEGWEIENIDNLTLTKQMLNTLKSKKVFVLNYN from the coding sequence ATGAAAAGTAAATTATTCACCAGCGTTCTCTCAGTATGTGTTACTCTTATGCTCATATCAGGCTCAAGCGTAAATGCCGAAATGTTGAAAAAGAACAGCTATGTTGAAAAGAAGGGCATAACCATTGAATACTTCGGACATTCAAGCTTTGGAATAAGCGACAGTGATGGTATGAAAATCGTTACAGATCCATATGATCCAATATTGGGATATACATTCCCAAGTATTTCAACCCAGATACTTACTGTAAGTCATGACCACTTTGACCATAACAACGTGGCTGCGCTTAAGGGATACAAACAGCTAATCAATGCCACCACTGGCAGCTTTACAAATGGAGACATTAAGGTAAGAGGGTTCGCCTCCTGGCATGACACTACAGAAGGAAGTGAAAGAGGCCCAAACACCATATACACCTACGAAATAAACAAGATTAAAGTATGCCATCTTGGAGACTTGGGACATGAACTTTCAGCGGAACTCATCAAAAGCATTGGAGAGATCGATGTATTGATGATACCCGTTGGAGGCACCTTTACAATAAATTCAGATGAAGCCATTAAAGTAATCAACAGCATAAACCCCAAGATTGTTATACCAATGCACTATGGAACTGATGTTTCAAGACCAATATTTGAAGACTACCTGGCTCCCGTGGATGATTTCACTTCAAAGATTAAGCTTGAGGGATGGGAAATCGAAAACATTGATAACCTTACACTTACCAAGCAGATGCTTAACACCTTAAAGTCTAAAAAGGTATTTGTGTTAAATTACAACTAA